From the Candidatus Bathyarchaeota archaeon genome, one window contains:
- a CDS encoding DUF885 domain-containing protein, with amino-acid sequence MRDVNVEFDLKVKEMFDTFIRRDPVLATSLGIHAYDHLLPDGSLKSKLEDIEIMKGFLKDFEELNSPMLTQDRRFDRDLAVDSLRLSILFDEELRFWSRSPEAPHTLGTALFLLLSRDFAPLNRRIEYLKGRIESTPKFLRDSMERVKDPVEILVRLAVHATDGLPNLLNEIIETARKVKFEWMGELTEAASRASISVKEYRDWLIEDVTPRSREDFAIGKVNIDRILELRGLGLTSDELLLFAYSALEREKAKLMETAERIKPGATIEEVRRIVKANHPKTFDELIQAYRRTIQEAKSFIAKSGAFTLPENEDVIVDETPVFMRSLVSTAAIFQPAKFDEKQVSIYLITPHRDESFLQEHNYHSIPNTTVHETYPGHHMQGCCANMNPSLIRLLTPFPVEFIEGWAHYCEEYMKELGFDDTPESMFEQVEDMVWRVTRIILDIKLARGEITFDEAVNYLIEQTGMDRQVATIEVNEYVEKPTYFLSYYLGKHMILKLKKDLKEMPGGGFDERRFHDILLYSGNLPMKYVRRMVMENLNVYLGGSIL; translated from the coding sequence ATGAGGGATGTAAATGTTGAGTTTGACTTGAAGGTTAAAGAGATGTTTGATACTTTCATACGTCGAGACCCTGTCCTAGCGACATCTTTAGGGATACATGCCTACGACCATCTCTTGCCTGATGGAAGCCTCAAATCCAAACTTGAAGACATAGAAATTATGAAAGGCTTTCTGAAGGACTTTGAGGAACTCAACAGTCCAATGCTCACTCAGGACAGAAGGTTTGATAGAGACTTAGCTGTAGATTCCTTGAGACTCTCCATTTTATTCGATGAGGAGCTGAGATTTTGGAGCAGATCACCAGAAGCTCCACATACACTGGGAACGGCTCTATTCCTTTTGTTGAGTAGGGATTTCGCGCCTTTAAACAGGCGCATAGAATATTTGAAGGGCAGAATCGAGTCGACACCCAAATTTCTTAGGGACTCCATGGAGAGGGTGAAGGATCCTGTAGAGATCCTGGTGAGGCTGGCAGTTCATGCTACAGATGGGCTTCCGAACCTACTGAACGAGATAATAGAAACGGCGAGAAAGGTCAAATTTGAATGGATGGGCGAGTTGACTGAGGCAGCCAGCCGAGCATCAATATCAGTTAAGGAGTATAGGGATTGGCTGATTGAGGATGTGACTCCAAGATCTAGGGAGGACTTCGCAATAGGCAAGGTTAATATCGACAGGATTCTGGAGTTGAGGGGTCTGGGCTTGACCTCTGATGAACTTCTCCTCTTCGCATACTCCGCGTTGGAGAGGGAGAAGGCTAAGCTTATGGAGACCGCTGAAAGGATCAAGCCTGGAGCCACGATTGAAGAAGTTAGGCGAATAGTCAAGGCAAACCATCCAAAGACTTTCGACGAATTGATCCAAGCCTATAGGAGAACTATTCAAGAGGCTAAGAGTTTCATCGCTAAATCTGGAGCTTTCACGCTACCTGAGAATGAAGATGTTATCGTCGATGAGACACCTGTCTTCATGAGGAGTCTGGTAAGTACAGCCGCAATATTCCAGCCTGCAAAGTTCGATGAGAAGCAGGTGAGCATATACTTGATAACCCCACATCGAGACGAGAGTTTTCTGCAAGAGCACAATTACCATTCGATCCCCAACACAACTGTTCATGAGACATATCCAGGCCATCATATGCAGGGATGCTGCGCCAACATGAACCCCTCACTCATAAGGCTCCTAACACCTTTCCCAGTCGAGTTCATTGAGGGTTGGGCCCACTATTGTGAGGAATATATGAAGGAGCTTGGATTCGACGACACACCCGAATCTATGTTCGAACAGGTCGAAGATATGGTATGGAGGGTTACAAGGATCATCCTAGACATCAAATTGGCTAGAGGAGAGATCACATTCGATGAGGCCGTAAACTACCTCATAGAGCAGACAGGTATGGATCGTCAAGTAGCCACTATTGAGGTGAATGAGTATGTTGAGAAGCCAACCTACTTCCTAAGCTACTACCTGGGAAAACATATGATATTGAAGTTGAAGAAGGATTTGAAGGAGATGCCTGGTGGAGGTTTCGACGAGAGGAGATTCCATGACATCCTACTCTACTCGGGAAACCTACCTATGAAGTACGTTAGACGCATGGTGATGGAGAATCTCAATGTCTATCTTGGAGGAAGCATCCTCTGA
- the cytX gene encoding putative hydroxymethylpyrimidine transporter CytX, whose product MKLRIPKVRAPPEWGIEPVKQDYRYLGFIDYFVLWSSLGVGLLVLLAGSLLVPALSLYEAILVIVLGTAIGNLPLILAGWVGSEYAIPTMVTVRPSFGIRGSYIATFLNLIQLVGWTAFEVIIMAKAADTISLSIAGYSNITLWIVVFTMFCVALALGGPLIVVRVWLEKFAIWLVYGTSVWVAYHILSQRSLGEILAAEPQGGLPFLLAMDLVIAMPISWMPLAADYMRFSRDSKAAAAGTYTGYLIANTLFYFLGTLFVLGAGVSDPVQAIATVAFGIPALLFILVDETDNGFADIYSAAVSLQNILPKYSQKILIIMIGLAGMFTAILLPIEEYESFLLLIGSLFIPLFGVAVTDYFIVKKREYRIDELYKPSGIYWYRGGVNIKAVAAWMIGVLCYHYIVTYMSWLGASIPSLAVAAAIYWLSMLVGK is encoded by the coding sequence ATGAAGCTGAGAATTCCGAAGGTCCGTGCCCCACCCGAATGGGGAATAGAGCCTGTAAAACAGGATTATAGATATTTAGGCTTCATAGACTATTTCGTATTGTGGTCGAGTCTCGGGGTTGGGCTACTGGTCCTCCTGGCAGGTTCCCTGCTCGTTCCAGCTTTGAGTCTCTATGAGGCTATTCTGGTAATAGTTTTAGGCACTGCCATAGGGAACTTGCCTCTGATCCTGGCTGGATGGGTTGGAAGCGAATATGCGATCCCAACAATGGTGACTGTCAGACCATCCTTCGGGATAAGAGGGTCATACATAGCAACATTTCTGAACCTGATTCAGCTTGTAGGCTGGACTGCCTTCGAGGTAATCATAATGGCAAAGGCAGCCGATACCATAAGTCTATCAATAGCAGGCTACTCAAATATTACTCTATGGATAGTTGTTTTCACCATGTTCTGTGTAGCCTTGGCTCTCGGCGGACCCCTAATAGTTGTTAGGGTTTGGCTTGAGAAGTTCGCCATATGGCTCGTCTATGGAACATCTGTCTGGGTTGCCTACCATATCCTCTCACAGAGGAGCCTGGGTGAAATCTTAGCGGCGGAGCCTCAGGGAGGCTTACCGTTCCTCCTCGCGATGGACCTCGTTATAGCCATGCCTATATCCTGGATGCCCCTCGCCGCAGACTACATGAGGTTCTCCAGAGACTCAAAAGCCGCCGCTGCCGGAACATACACAGGCTACCTTATAGCAAACACCCTATTCTATTTTCTGGGAACCCTATTCGTTCTTGGTGCAGGCGTCTCAGACCCTGTGCAGGCCATAGCGACAGTCGCCTTCGGCATCCCAGCCCTACTCTTCATCCTGGTGGATGAGACTGATAACGGCTTCGCAGACATATATTCAGCCGCAGTCTCGCTACAAAACATTCTTCCCAAATACTCACAGAAAATACTCATAATCATGATTGGCCTTGCAGGAATGTTCACAGCCATCCTCTTACCGATTGAAGAGTATGAGTCTTTTCTCCTCTTAATAGGCTCACTATTCATACCTCTATTCGGGGTTGCTGTCACCGACTATTTCATCGTGAAGAAGAGGGAGTATAGGATTGATGAGCTTTACAAGCCTTCAGGAATATACTGGTATAGAGGAGGGGTCAATATTAAAGCGGTCGCTGCATGGATGATAGGCGTCTTATGTTACCATTACATAGTCACCTATATGTCTTGGCTCGGCGCATCGATCCCAAGCCTAGCAGTCGCCGCAGCCATATACTGGCTGAGTATGCTGGTGGGAAAGTGA
- the thiW gene encoding energy coupling factor transporter S component ThiW, with translation MDVWKPSQKVAATAVLAATAIILSPISFPIGPTKVYPAQHMINGIGGVLLGPWYAMFIALIAAIVRNALGTGTVFAFPGGIPGAFLVGFIHRYIWRRDYAALTEPLGTAFGAVMSATLVGPLALQSGWIRSMLTPEAFLMAFLISSVPGSIIGFVILIALRKGRVQ, from the coding sequence GTGGATGTTTGGAAGCCATCGCAGAAGGTCGCGGCCACAGCGGTTCTGGCAGCCACAGCCATAATTCTCTCACCCATATCCTTCCCAATAGGTCCAACAAAGGTCTACCCTGCCCAACATATGATAAACGGGATTGGTGGTGTCCTGCTCGGTCCATGGTACGCCATGTTCATAGCCTTGATAGCGGCGATTGTGCGGAACGCCTTAGGTACAGGAACAGTATTCGCCTTCCCAGGCGGGATCCCAGGGGCTTTCCTCGTCGGGTTTATACACCGTTACATATGGAGGAGAGACTACGCAGCTTTGACCGAACCTTTGGGAACTGCTTTCGGAGCAGTTATGAGCGCCACGCTAGTTGGACCCTTAGCACTCCAGTCAGGTTGGATAAGATCTATGCTCACACCAGAAGCCTTTCTTATGGCATTTCTCATAAGCAGTGTACCAGGCTCCATCATAGGATTCGTGATACTCATAGCATTGCGGAAGGGCAGAGTCCAATAG
- a CDS encoding bifunctional hydroxymethylpyrimidine kinase/phosphomethylpyrimidine kinase, with amino-acid sequence MLPLHSHLYVLARRIDPKPSSRRSHILAEYAGGKVKVLSNRFPIGRITPKALTIAGVDSGGGAGIAADLKTFAALGVHGMCAVTSVTAQNTQTVNAIHDLPATMVKAQIEAVIEDIGVDAAKTGMLHTPEIIEAVADEIGKYGFPTVVDPVMVAKSGATLLEPAAVETIKNKLLPLAKVVTPNIPEAEVLSDLKIKSLREAADAAMKISRYGPAAVVIKGGHLQDDVSVDLLYMDGELRKFEADRVNTDTTHGTGCSFSAAITAELAKGKDIPEAVESAKRLITDAVRFGLKIGGGHGPVNPMASIYRDAERFWVIENISEAIERLEADPDFPTLIPESQTNLAMALTFARGFEDIAAIPGRIVNLGGKAHASAPPRFGASRHVAATLLTARKHNPSVRAAMNIKFSEEILKICEKLGLSTSFYDRAREPPEIKLVEGRSTSWGTEEAIKAAGKVPDIIYHRGDWGKEPMATILAGTAVEAAKIALNLAAEYAKAISKKS; translated from the coding sequence ATGTTACCATTACATAGTCACCTATATGTCTTGGCTCGGCGCATCGATCCCAAGCCTAGCAGTCGCCGCAGCCATATACTGGCTGAGTATGCTGGTGGGAAAGTGAAGGTTCTCTCCAATCGATTTCCGATCGGTCGAATAACCCCGAAGGCCTTGACGATAGCTGGAGTTGACTCTGGGGGAGGGGCTGGAATAGCTGCGGACCTCAAGACCTTTGCCGCGTTGGGGGTTCACGGAATGTGTGCCGTAACATCAGTCACAGCACAGAACACCCAAACAGTAAACGCCATACACGACCTCCCTGCGACAATGGTGAAGGCCCAGATAGAGGCTGTGATCGAGGATATAGGTGTCGACGCCGCAAAGACCGGGATGCTCCATACACCAGAGATCATAGAGGCTGTGGCGGACGAGATTGGAAAGTATGGGTTTCCAACAGTTGTAGATCCTGTGATGGTGGCGAAGAGCGGAGCGACCTTACTAGAACCCGCCGCAGTAGAGACAATCAAGAATAAGCTGCTGCCCCTGGCCAAGGTTGTGACTCCGAACATACCTGAAGCAGAAGTTCTCTCAGACCTAAAGATAAAATCTCTACGAGAAGCCGCTGATGCAGCCATGAAGATTTCAAGATATGGACCAGCAGCCGTTGTGATCAAGGGAGGCCACCTCCAAGACGATGTCTCAGTTGACCTGTTATACATGGATGGAGAGCTGAGAAAGTTCGAGGCTGATAGAGTTAACACCGATACAACGCATGGAACAGGATGCAGCTTCTCGGCCGCGATAACCGCTGAATTAGCCAAGGGTAAAGATATCCCTGAAGCAGTTGAATCTGCGAAGAGACTCATCACAGACGCTGTAAGGTTCGGCCTAAAGATCGGTGGGGGCCATGGCCCCGTCAACCCCATGGCCAGCATATACAGGGATGCTGAGAGATTCTGGGTGATAGAGAATATTTCAGAGGCCATAGAGAGACTTGAGGCTGACCCAGACTTCCCTACGCTCATACCTGAATCACAAACTAATCTGGCGATGGCTTTAACATTTGCAAGAGGGTTTGAAGACATAGCAGCTATTCCAGGCCGAATAGTAAACTTAGGTGGAAAGGCACATGCCTCAGCACCACCCAGATTCGGAGCGTCAAGACATGTCGCAGCCACCCTGCTGACAGCCAGAAAACATAACCCTTCAGTCAGAGCTGCGATGAACATCAAATTCTCAGAGGAGATACTCAAGATATGTGAGAAGCTTGGGCTGTCCACCTCATTCTACGACAGGGCTAGAGAACCCCCTGAGATAAAACTTGTGGAGGGGCGATCAACATCTTGGGGGACTGAGGAGGCTATAAAAGCAGCAGGGAAGGTCCCAGATATAATATATCATAGGGGGGATTGGGGGAAGGAGCCTATGGCTACCATACTCGCCGGAACAGCTGTTGAGGCTGCAAAGATAGCATTAAATTTGGCTGCGGAATATGCGAAGGCAATTTCAAAAAAGAGTTGA
- a CDS encoding DUF4342 domain-containing protein, whose amino-acid sequence MDKPGVRHEEFEISGSQLLDKVKELIHEGNVRRIVIKHKGKPLLEIPLTIALVGAVVAPVLAAVGAVAALITDCTITVERLEGS is encoded by the coding sequence ATGGATAAGCCTGGTGTTAGGCATGAGGAGTTTGAGATTTCAGGCAGCCAACTTCTGGATAAGGTCAAGGAACTTATCCATGAGGGTAATGTTCGCAGGATTGTGATCAAACATAAGGGTAAGCCTCTGCTGGAGATACCTTTGACCATCGCTCTCGTCGGAGCTGTGGTTGCACCTGTATTGGCGGCTGTCGGAGCAGTTGCTGCCTTGATCACTGACTGCACGATAACGGTTGAGAGGCTGGAGGGCAGTTAA